TGAAAATCAAGAGGAAACAAGAACACAACGTCATAATCGAGAACAAGGTGGAGGAGTCATTGCTAATCGTATCTTAACTATTTTAGCAAGTATTTTCTTTGTGATTGTAGTTGTGATGATTATTGTTCTGATCTATCTTTCATCGGGTGGGAGTAATCGCACAGCAGCCTTGAAAGATTTTCATGATTCTGATGCAAATGTAGTACAGATTTCATCTTCTAGTAGTTCAGAGCAGGCATCTTCTAGTTCAGAGGAAAAGGTAGAAGAGTCATCTAGTAGTTCAGAACATCCAACTGATCCAGAAGGAACGACAAAAGTGTTAGCAGGAGAAGGGGAAGCAGCCATTGCAGCTCGTGCAGGTATCTCGATTGCTCAGTTGGAAGCCTTAAATCCTAGTCATATGGCTACAGGCTCTTGGTTTGCTAATCCAGGTGATGTTATAAAAATAAAATAGGAGCCGATATGAAAACAATTCAAATTGCTATTGACGGTCCTGCTTCAAGTGGTAAGAGTACAGTCGCAAAGATTATTGCTAAGGATTTTGGTTATACCTACCTTGATACAGGTGCTATGTATCGTGCCGCGACTTATATGGCTCTCAGGAACCAATTAGGAGTTGAACAAGTTGAAGAACTCTTAGACTTATTGGACCAGCATCCAATCAGCTTTGGGCGTTCAGAAACTGGAGAACAGCTTGTCTTTGTAGGAGATGTGGATATTACTCATCCTATCCGTGAAAATGAAGTGACAAATCATGTCTCTGCTATTGCGGCAATTCCTGAAATTCGTGAGAAACTAGTTTCTCTCCAACAAGAAATCGCCCAGCAAGGTGGGATTGTTATGGACGGTCGCGATATTGGCACGGTTGTATTGCCACAAGCAGAATTGAAAATTTTCCTAGTAGCTTCTGTTGATGAAAGAGCAGAGCGCCGTTATAAGGAAAATATCTCTAAGGGAATTGAGACAGACCTTGAAACCCTAAAAGAGGAAATTGCTGCGCGTGACTACAAGGATAGTCATCGTGAGACTTCACCTCTCAAACAAGCAGAGGACGCAGTTTACCTTGATACAACTGGTTTAAACATTCAAGAAGTAGTTGAAAAAATCAAAGCAGAAGCTGAAAAAAGAATGTAAATGTTGAAAAGCCGATAGATTGATATCGGTTTTTTTCTAAATTTGTCAAAATACTAATTTTAAGGTATAATAGTTGCTGTTCGAGAAATTTTGATTTTCAAAGAATAGTGAATGATTATAAGGAGAAACCATGAACAACCTACCAAATTGCCCACAATGTAACTCAGAGTATGTCTACGAAGACGGTGCCCTACTGGTTTGCCCAGAGTGTGCTCATGAGTGGAATCCTGCTGAAGTTGCAGAAGTAGAAGAAGGTCTTGTCGCTATCGATGCCAACGGAAATAAATTGGCTGACGGTGATACAGTAACTCTCATCAAGGACTTGAAAGTAAAAGGTGCGCCAAAAGATTTGAAACAAGGGACGCGCGTGAAAAATATCCGCATCGTAGAAGGCGACCACAATATCGACTGTAAAATCGATGGCTTTGGCGCTATGAAACTTAAATCAGAGTTTGTGAAGAAAATTTAAGCATGTCAAAGCACTATAAAATAGTATTTTATAGCCGTATCTTCTTGTTTCTAGCGGCTTTTACGGGAGTTTATCTTGAAATCGCCAAGCATGGTGGATTTGGGATGCTTCTCTATTATACGGTTCTGTCAAATCTTTTAGTAGCGATTTTTACGCTCTATCTTCTAAAGGTTATGAGCCGTTTAGGTGAAAATTGGCAAAGGCCAAGTCTCCTGCGCTTAAAAGGTGGGGTCACCATGAGTATCATGATTACCTGTGTGATTTACCATTTCCTTTTAGCGCCCATTGCGACTAATTTCTATACTCTGGAAAATTTCCTTTGCCACTATATCGTTCCCCTCTGGTTTTTAGCAGATACCCTCTTTTTTGACAAACAGGGTCAATACAAAATCTGGGATCCAGTTGTGTGGACGATTTTACCCTTGCTGTATATGATTTTTGCTCTTTTTAATGGCTTGGTACTGAAACTAGATATTCCTAATTCTAAGGTCAGTCCTTTCCCTTACTTCTTTTTGAATGTGAACAAGGGTTGGGATGTTGTGTTTAAGTGGTGTCTGATTATCTTTGTTGCCTATATGGTGGCAGGATTTATCTTCTACTTTATTAAGCAAATCAAGAGAAAGTCATCCTAAGACACAAGGGATTCATTTTCGAGTTTAAGAAGGAGTCTACGAACCAATGAGACTTCTTCTTTTCTTGCTTGAAAACTATCTAAAAAAGAAGATTAAGAGAAATATAGAAAGAGATTTTATGAAACAATTTTTAGAACGGGCCAGTATTTTGGCTCTCTCCCTCGTTTTGATTACGTCCTTTTCGATTTCAAGTGCCCTACCAGCCATGTTTGACTATTATCAGGGTTATCCTAAGGAACAAATTGAGCTCTTGGCGAGCTTGCCTTCCTTTGGGATCATGATCATGTTACTACTAAATGGTTTCTTAGAAAAAATATTCCCTGAGCGCTTACAGATTAGTTTGGGCTTGCTGATTTTATCACTCAGCGGGACGGCTCCCTTCTGGTATCAAGTCTACCCCTTTGTTTTTGGAACACGGATTCTTTTTGGTTTAGGTGTTGGGATGATCAATGCCAAGGCCATTTCCATTATCAGTGAACGTTATCAAGGAAAAACGCGAATTCAGATGCTAGGGCTACGTGGTTCTGCAGAGGTTGTTGGAGCTTCTCTCATTACCTTGGCCGTCGGTCAGTTGTTGGGCTTTGGTTGGACAGCTACTTTCTTAGCCTATAGTGCTGGATTTTTGGTGCTGACCCTTTATCTGCTCTTTGTCCCTTATGGAAAGGAAAAGAAAGAAGTCAAGAAAAAAGAGAAGGAAGCAAGTCGCTTAACTCGGGAAATGAAAGGCTTGATTTTTATCCTAGCTATTGAAGCAGCAGTGGTAGTTTGTACTAATACAGCTATTACCATCCGTATTCCAAGTTTGATGGTGGAAAGAGGACTTGGAGATGCCCAGTTATCTAGTTTTGTCCTTAGTGTCATGCAGTTGATCGGGATTGTGGCTGGTGTGAGTTTCTCTTTCTTGATTTCTATCTTTAAAGAGAAACTGCTCCTCTGGTCTGGTATTA
Above is a genomic segment from Streptococcus mitis containing:
- a CDS encoding protein PhnA, which encodes MNNLPNCPQCNSEYVYEDGALLVCPECAHEWNPAEVAEVEEGLVAIDANGNKLADGDTVTLIKDLKVKGAPKDLKQGTRVKNIRIVEGDHNIDCKIDGFGAMKLKSEFVKKI
- a CDS encoding 30S ribosomal protein S15, which gives rise to MAKEPWQEDIYENQEETRTQRHNREQGGGVIANRILTILASIFFVIVVVMIIVLIYLSSGGSNRTAALKDFHDSDANVVQISSSSSSEQASSSSEEKVEESSSSSEHPTDPEGTTKVLAGEGEAAIAARAGISIAQLEALNPSHMATGSWFANPGDVIKIK
- a CDS encoding cytidylate kinase codes for the protein MKTIQIAIDGPASSGKSTVAKIIAKDFGYTYLDTGAMYRAATYMALRNQLGVEQVEELLDLLDQHPISFGRSETGEQLVFVGDVDITHPIRENEVTNHVSAIAAIPEIREKLVSLQQEIAQQGGIVMDGRDIGTVVLPQAELKIFLVASVDERAERRYKENISKGIETDLETLKEEIAARDYKDSHRETSPLKQAEDAVYLDTTGLNIQEVVEKIKAEAEKRM
- a CDS encoding MFS transporter; the protein is MKQFLERASILALSLVLITSFSISSALPAMFDYYQGYPKEQIELLASLPSFGIMIMLLLNGFLEKIFPERLQISLGLLILSLSGTAPFWYQVYPFVFGTRILFGLGVGMINAKAISIISERYQGKTRIQMLGLRGSAEVVGASLITLAVGQLLGFGWTATFLAYSAGFLVLTLYLLFVPYGKEKKEVKKKEKEASRLTREMKGLIFILAIEAAVVVCTNTAITIRIPSLMVERGLGDAQLSSFVLSVMQLIGIVAGVSFSFLISIFKEKLLLWSGITFGLGQIVIALSPSLWVVVVGSILAGFAYSVALTTVFQLVSERIPAKLLNQATSFAVLGCSFGAFTTPFVLSAIGLLTQNGMLVFSILGCWLIVTSIFVMYLLQKRA